In Juglans regia cultivar Chandler chromosome 5, Walnut 2.0, whole genome shotgun sequence, the following are encoded in one genomic region:
- the LOC108980825 gene encoding nuclear transport factor 2-like: MASSEQDVSAAACPPAADVVGNAFVHQYYLILHQSPELVHRFYQDTSKLGRQEENGAMNITTTMQAINEKILSLHYGELSAEILTVDAQDSFSGGVLVLVTGYLTGKDSLRRKFSQTFFLAPQDKGYFVLNDVFRYVDDGNQGLVNDVEAPLTSDLDPSPVQENHVSEPVTAVSEVADGVEVYNPSENGQASIEEEEEPVPEVVNIISDGWQIVAESNAESNSKIEEVPKKSYASIVKVLKENAAPFSTQTPSLRRSVSKSQEQPVNSGPPAPVSETPDSDTNANENIANKELEADGHSIYIKGLPVNATPALLEVEFKKFGPIKIGGIQVRSQKGFCFGFVEFEVATAVQSAIEASPIIIGGRQAVVEEKRSTNRVNSSKGRFPSGRVTGYRNDGARGRGNGNYGSGQGYYGRGDFNGRAEFGSRSGNRGGYFSSRGEGYQRGDHMGGNGGRVNRAGGLAVNASRNTAPQIPATA; this comes from the exons ATGGCGTCTTCAGAGCAGGATGTATCAGCTGCAGCCTGCCCTCCTGCTGCTGATGTT GTTGGAAATGCCTTTGTTCACCAGTACTACCTTATCTTGCATCAATCCCCCGAGCTTGTTCATAGATTTTACCAGGATACTAGTAAGCTCGGTCGTCAAGAAGAAAATGGGGCCATGAATATTACAACAACTATGCAA GCAATCAATGAGAAGATACTCTCGCTTCATTATGGCGAACTCAGTGCAGAAATCTTAACTGTGGATGCACAAGATTCTTTCAGTGGGGGAGTCCTTGTTCTTGTCACTGGGTATTTGACTGGAAAGGATAGTTTGAGGCgtaaattttctcaaactttcttcCTGGCCCCTCAAGACAAAGGCTACTTTGTTCTGAACGATGTTTTTAGATATGTGGATGATGGGAACCAGGGTTTGGTTAATGATGTGGAAGCACCTCTTACTTCTGACCTTG ATCCTTCTCCTGTGCAGGAGAATCATGTTTCAGAGCCAGTAACTGCAGTGTCAGAGGTTGCTGATGGGGTGGAAGTGTATAATCCTTCTGAGAATGGACAAGCTTCtattgaagaagaggaagaaccAGTTCCTGAGGTCGTCAATATAATTTCAGATGGTTGGCAGATAGTGGCCGAATCAAATGCCGAATCAAATTCTAAAATCGAAGAAGTTCCAAAGAAGTCATATGCCTCTATT GTTAAGGTTTTGAAAGAGAATGCTGCTCCATTTTCAACTCAAACACCTTCTCTTCGGAGGTCTGTCTCCAAGAGCCAAGAGCAACCAGTGAATTCTGGACCTCCTGCCCCAGTGTCTGAGACACCAGACTCCGACACAAATGCTAATGAAAACATTGCTAATAAGGAATTGGAAG CTGATGGTCATTCTATTTACATAAAAGGCCTCCCTGTGAATGCTACTCCTGCCCTGCTTGAAGTTGAGTTCAAGAAGTTTGGACCTATCAAGATTGGCGGAATACAAGTCAGAAGCCAAAAG GGATTTTGTTTTGGCTTTGTGGAGTTTGAGGTGGCAACCGCTGTGCAAAGTGCAATCGAG GCTTCACCCATCATCATTGGTGGACGTCAAGCTGTTGTTGAGGAAAAGAGATCTACTAATCGAG TGAACAGTAGTAAGGGACGATTTCCATCTGGAAGGGTGACTGGATATAGGAATGATGGTGCAAGAGGACGTGGAAATGGGAACTATGGAAGTGGCCAGGGCTATTATGGTCGTGGTGACTTCAATGGCAGGGCTGAGTTTGGCAGCAGGAGTGGCAACCGAGGTGGATATTTTAGTAGTCGTGGAGAGGGATATCAGAGGGGTGATCACATGGGTGGCAATGGTGGGCGTGTGAATCGTGCTGGTGGGTTGGCCGTAAATGCATCCAGAAATACAGCACCACAGATACCTGCTACCGCCTAA